One Thioclava electrotropha DNA segment encodes these proteins:
- a CDS encoding helicase HerA-like domain-containing protein translates to MTGVLTEEGVFVGGGGEGYASPQELKLQYGNRHGLVAGATGTGKTVTLQILAEGFSQAGVPVFMADVKGDLSGIAATGSTEAKLHNAFMERSQTIGFDLEYRAYPTVFWDMFGEKGHPVRTTVSEMGPLLLSRLLGLTEAQEGALNIAFHIADKEGLALLDLDDLRAMLRHIGERADEIALEYGNVGTATIGAIQRDLLVLENQGGAQFFGEPALDLSDLIQIDENGMGQINILAADKLMGSPQLYATFLLWLLSELFEELPEVGNPDKPKLVFFFDEAHLLFDDAPKALVDKVEQVARLIRSKGVGVFFITQNPGDVPDGILSQLGNRVQHALRAFTAKDQRDLHRAAENYRANPSFDTEIAIKEVGTGEAVTSFLEKKGVPGMVERTLIRPPQSRLGPLSDTERAAVIASSGLGEKYDTPVDRESAQEILAKRAELAAREAAEAEAREKAAKTAAGRSELDEGFDSFNNARRYDPTAKSKPARKSSRRSDTILETFGKSFARQLGTKTGQTIVRGVLGSLFKSR, encoded by the coding sequence ATGACCGGTGTTCTGACCGAAGAGGGTGTGTTCGTTGGGGGCGGTGGTGAAGGCTACGCAAGCCCGCAGGAATTGAAGCTCCAATACGGCAACCGTCACGGGCTGGTTGCGGGCGCGACCGGCACCGGCAAGACGGTGACGCTGCAGATCCTCGCGGAAGGTTTTTCGCAGGCGGGCGTGCCGGTCTTCATGGCCGATGTGAAAGGCGATCTGTCGGGCATCGCGGCCACCGGCTCGACCGAGGCGAAGCTGCACAACGCCTTCATGGAACGCTCGCAGACCATCGGTTTCGATCTGGAATATCGCGCCTATCCGACGGTCTTCTGGGACATGTTCGGCGAGAAGGGCCACCCGGTGCGCACGACCGTCTCCGAGATGGGGCCGCTGCTGCTGAGCCGCCTTTTGGGGCTGACCGAGGCACAGGAAGGGGCGCTCAACATCGCCTTCCACATCGCCGACAAGGAGGGGCTGGCGCTGCTCGACCTCGACGATCTGCGCGCGATGCTGCGCCATATCGGTGAGCGCGCGGATGAGATCGCGCTGGAATACGGCAATGTCGGCACCGCGACGATCGGCGCGATCCAGCGCGATCTTCTTGTGCTGGAGAACCAGGGCGGGGCGCAGTTCTTCGGCGAACCCGCGCTGGATCTCAGCGATCTGATCCAGATCGACGAAAACGGCATGGGCCAGATCAACATCCTCGCCGCCGACAAGCTGATGGGCAGCCCGCAGCTTTACGCGACCTTCCTGCTGTGGCTACTCTCGGAACTGTTCGAGGAGCTGCCCGAGGTCGGCAATCCCGACAAGCCCAAGCTCGTCTTCTTCTTCGACGAGGCGCATCTGCTGTTCGACGACGCGCCGAAGGCGCTGGTCGACAAGGTGGAGCAGGTGGCGCGATTGATCCGCTCGAAAGGGGTGGGGGTGTTCTTCATCACCCAGAACCCCGGGGACGTGCCCGACGGCATTCTCAGCCAGCTTGGCAACCGCGTGCAGCACGCGTTGCGCGCCTTCACCGCAAAGGATCAGCGCGACCTGCACCGCGCCGCCGAGAACTACCGCGCTAATCCGAGCTTCGACACCGAGATCGCGATCAAGGAGGTCGGCACCGGCGAGGCGGTGACCTCCTTCCTCGAGAAGAAGGGCGTGCCGGGCATGGTCGAGCGGACGCTTATCCGCCCGCCGCAGTCGCGCCTGGGCCCGCTCAGCGATACCGAGCGCGCCGCCGTGATCGCTTCAAGCGGTCTGGGCGAGAAATACGACACGCCTGTGGATCGCGAGTCGGCGCAGGAAATCCTCGCCAAGCGTGCCGAACTGGCCGCGCGCGAGGCCGCGGAGGCCGAGGCGCGCGAGAAGGCGGCCAAGACCGCCGCAGGCCGCTCTGAGCTCGATGAAGGCTTCGACAGTTTCAACAATGCACGGCGCTACGATCCGACGGCGAAGTCGAAACCGGCGCGCAAATCCTCGCGCCGGTCCGATACGATCCTCGAGACCTTCGGCAAGAGCTTTGCGCGTCAGTTGGGCACCAAGACGGGCCAGACGATCGTGCGCGGGGTTCTCGGCTCGCTCTTCAAGTCGCGCTGA
- a CDS encoding DUF6477 family protein — MTFAFRQKSTPAFHAPSPLRLVEPAEADSVAPDPDPVTAVAKLRRPRLLIRAARHGLSDYSRKRDLKRVMRMSELPRPGAALRALMAEEAALDHARRAGEATYSVARHIELLIALLAEARLARQPTDNCAADPSLSAT; from the coding sequence ATGACCTTCGCATTTCGCCAGAAATCCACGCCCGCCTTCCACGCCCCGTCGCCCTTGCGCCTCGTCGAACCGGCCGAAGCCGACAGCGTCGCCCCTGATCCCGATCCTGTCACCGCCGTGGCGAAGCTGCGCCGCCCGCGCCTGTTGATCCGCGCGGCGCGGCACGGGCTGAGCGATTACAGCCGCAAGCGCGACCTCAAGCGGGTGATGCGGATGAGCGAACTGCCACGTCCGGGCGCGGCCCTGCGCGCGCTGATGGCCGAGGAAGCGGCGCTCGATCACGCGCGGCGCGCGGGCGAGGCTACCTATTCGGTCGCCCGCCATATCGAGCTGCTGATCGCGCTGCTTGCGGAGGCGCGGCTGGCGCGGCAGCCCACCGATAACTGTGCGGCAGATCCGTCTCTCAGCGCGACTTGA
- a CDS encoding DUF6456 domain-containing protein: MTSIAPAPAALPAWLPEHARLYLRHVEEGVPIRALARAEGCAASTILRRVRRIEARRDDPLVDEALERLGRAAGPGAANYPEAPMTTVLQKDTPMTAAFRPSETPADEDQLRRETRRILRRLAEPGALLIVGREMDKAVVLRGTVRTAVLERAVAQAFALKDWIEVAHAGRVTSYEITQAGRAALKRVLEEEAAARGETAANPFAAQHGEFAHETRADADGHQRRVRANLAESPLAVLARRRDKQGRPFLGADLVAAGERLREDFELAQMGPRVGQNWERFLTGGGGRGQYRPELAMGGGSDTARERVALALRDLGPGLGDMALRCCCFLEGLETAEKRLGWSARSGKIVLRIALQRLKRHYDDTYGGASPMIG; this comes from the coding sequence ATGACTTCGATCGCACCGGCCCCGGCGGCGCTTCCCGCCTGGCTGCCCGAACATGCCCGACTCTATCTGCGCCATGTCGAAGAAGGCGTTCCGATACGGGCACTGGCACGGGCGGAAGGGTGCGCGGCCTCGACCATCCTGCGCCGCGTGCGCCGGATCGAGGCGCGGCGGGACGATCCGCTGGTCGATGAGGCGCTCGAACGTCTTGGCCGCGCGGCCGGGCCGGGCGCTGCCAATTATCCCGAGGCTCCGATGACGACCGTGCTCCAAAAGGACACGCCCATGACCGCTGCTTTCCGCCCCTCCGAGACGCCCGCCGATGAAGACCAGCTGCGCCGCGAGACGCGCCGCATTCTGCGCCGCCTGGCCGAGCCGGGTGCGCTCCTGATCGTGGGGCGCGAGATGGACAAGGCCGTGGTGCTGCGCGGCACGGTGCGCACGGCCGTGTTGGAGCGCGCGGTGGCGCAGGCTTTCGCGCTCAAGGACTGGATCGAGGTCGCCCATGCGGGCCGCGTCACCAGCTACGAGATCACGCAGGCGGGGCGCGCGGCGCTGAAACGCGTGCTGGAGGAAGAGGCCGCAGCACGCGGCGAGACCGCCGCCAATCCCTTCGCCGCCCAGCATGGCGAGTTCGCCCACGAGACGCGCGCCGACGCGGACGGGCATCAGCGCCGGGTGCGCGCCAATCTGGCCGAAAGCCCGCTCGCGGTGCTGGCGCGGCGGCGTGACAAACAGGGGCGACCGTTCCTCGGCGCCGATCTGGTCGCGGCAGGCGAGCGTCTGCGCGAGGATTTCGAACTGGCGCAGATGGGCCCGCGCGTGGGTCAGAACTGGGAACGGTTCCTGACCGGCGGCGGCGGGCGCGGGCAGTATCGCCCCGAGCTAGCGATGGGTGGCGGCTCCGACACCGCGCGCGAACGGGTGGCGCTGGCGCTGCGCGATCTGGGGCCGGGACTGGGCGACATGGCGCTGCGCTGCTGCTGCTTTCTCGAAGGTCTGGAGACGGCGGAGAAGCGGCTCGGCTGGTCGGCACGCTCGGGCAAGATCGTCCTGCGCATCGCGCTGCAACGTCTCAAGCGCCATTACGACGACACCTATGGCGGGGCCAGTCCGATGATTGGGTGA
- a CDS encoding hydrogen peroxide-inducible genes activator, translating into MNITLRQLTYLRALGQARSFSRAAEIVHVSQPALSVQIRELEEQVGQPLVERRPRDVRLTRAGRRVLETAERVAGELRDLQSEARRGLGQVNLGVIPTIAPYLLPASLAGLRAQGGLRLREATTESLLAEIAEGRLDAAIIATPAPELFETPLFEDRFLLAGTPDQLTMVRGLSPQAIDPDQLLLLDEGHCLADQALALCGLTRAAQRIDLGASSLTTLCALAGQAMGLTLVPEIASLQETRAFPTLALSRFDEEPARTVRLVRAREVSDAEAWFDPLAQVLQKAGEGLVAQARRRF; encoded by the coding sequence ATGAATATCACGCTTCGCCAACTCACCTATCTGCGGGCGCTCGGTCAGGCGCGCTCTTTCTCGCGCGCCGCCGAGATCGTCCATGTCAGCCAGCCCGCGCTCTCGGTCCAAATCCGTGAGCTGGAGGAGCAGGTTGGCCAGCCGCTGGTCGAGCGCCGCCCGCGCGATGTCCGGCTGACGCGGGCGGGGCGGCGGGTGCTGGAGACCGCCGAGCGGGTCGCGGGCGAGTTGCGCGATCTGCAGTCCGAGGCGCGGCGCGGGCTGGGGCAGGTCAATCTCGGTGTGATCCCGACCATCGCGCCCTATCTGCTGCCCGCGTCTCTGGCGGGGCTGCGCGCGCAAGGGGGGCTTCGGCTGCGCGAGGCCACGACCGAGTCGTTGCTGGCCGAGATCGCCGAGGGGCGCCTCGATGCCGCGATCATCGCGACGCCTGCGCCCGAACTGTTCGAGACACCGCTTTTCGAGGATCGCTTCCTGCTGGCCGGGACGCCGGATCAGCTCACCATGGTGCGCGGCCTCAGCCCGCAGGCGATCGACCCGGATCAGCTCTTGCTGCTCGACGAAGGCCATTGCCTCGCGGATCAGGCGCTGGCGCTGTGCGGGCTGACGCGGGCGGCGCAGCGCATTGATCTGGGGGCGTCCTCGCTGACCACGCTTTGCGCGCTGGCCGGGCAGGCGATGGGGCTGACGCTGGTGCCCGAGATCGCGAGCTTGCAGGAAACCCGGGCCTTCCCGACGCTCGCGCTCAGCCGGTTCGACGAAGAGCCGGCACGGACCGTAAGGCTGGTCCGTGCCCGCGAAGTTTCCGATGCCGAGGCGTGGTTCGACCCGCTCGCGCAGGTTCTGCAAAAAGCGGGCGAGGGGCTGGTCGCGCAGGCGCGCAGACGCTTCTGA
- a CDS encoding peroxiredoxin — MLSGSKLPEVTFHTRVRDDSIEGPNPFRWEDKTTSDYFAGKRVVLFALPGAFTPTCSTYQLPGFEKGFNDFAEQGIDEIYCLSVNDAFVMNQWAKAQGLENVKVIPDGSGEFTRRVGMLVRKDNLGFGLRSWRYAAVVNDGVIEAWFEEPGLEDNHGEDPYGVSSPETVMNWLVNAKAEAAA, encoded by the coding sequence ATGCTTTCCGGTTCGAAACTGCCTGAAGTGACCTTCCACACCCGCGTGCGCGATGACAGCATCGAGGGGCCGAATCCCTTCCGTTGGGAGGACAAGACCACCTCGGATTACTTCGCGGGCAAGCGCGTGGTGCTGTTTGCACTGCCCGGCGCCTTCACCCCCACCTGCTCGACCTACCAGCTGCCCGGCTTCGAGAAGGGCTTCAACGATTTCGCCGAGCAGGGCATCGACGAGATCTACTGCCTGTCGGTCAACGACGCCTTCGTGATGAACCAGTGGGCCAAGGCGCAGGGCCTCGAGAACGTCAAGGTGATCCCCGATGGTTCGGGCGAGTTCACCCGCCGCGTCGGCATGCTGGTGCGCAAGGACAATCTGGGCTTCGGTCTGCGCTCGTGGCGCTATGCGGCCGTCGTCAATGACGGCGTGATCGAGGCTTGGTTCGAAGAGCCCGGCCTTGAAGACAATCACGGCGAAGACCCCTATGGCGTGTCCTCGCCCGAGACCGTCATGAACTGGCTGGTCAACGCCAAGGCCGAAGCGGCGGCGTGA
- the lipA gene encoding lipoyl synthase, translating to MRDLKMPGERHPEKAHRADNAQPKKPDWIRVKAPVSEGYKKTRDILKTNKLVTVCEEAGCPNVGECWSQGHATMMIMGEICTRGCSFCNVATGRPDALDVFEPGRVAHAVETLGLNHVVITSVDRDDLDDGGAEHFAQTIRAIRHRSPDTTIEILTPDFLKCEPAALEKVVEARPDVFNHNLETVPGLYPGVRPGARYFHSLRLLQRVKELDPSMFTKSGIMVGLGEDAPQVRQVMDDMRSADVDFLTIGQYLQPTPKHHAVMRFITPDEFRDYEKAAYGKGFLMVSATPLTRSSYHAGDDFARLRENRLKKLGLN from the coding sequence ATGCGCGATCTCAAGATGCCCGGTGAACGCCACCCCGAAAAGGCGCATCGCGCCGACAATGCTCAGCCCAAGAAACCCGATTGGATCCGCGTGAAAGCGCCGGTCTCGGAAGGCTACAAGAAGACGCGCGACATTTTGAAGACCAACAAGCTGGTCACCGTCTGCGAAGAGGCAGGCTGCCCGAATGTCGGCGAATGCTGGAGCCAGGGTCACGCCACCATGATGATCATGGGCGAGATCTGTACCCGCGGCTGTTCCTTCTGCAACGTGGCCACCGGTCGCCCCGACGCGCTCGACGTGTTCGAGCCGGGCCGCGTCGCTCACGCGGTCGAGACGCTGGGCCTGAACCACGTCGTGATCACCTCGGTCGACCGCGACGATCTGGACGATGGCGGCGCGGAGCATTTCGCCCAGACGATCCGCGCGATCCGTCACCGCTCGCCCGACACCACGATCGAGATCCTGACGCCGGACTTCCTGAAATGCGAGCCCGCCGCGCTGGAGAAGGTCGTTGAGGCGCGCCCCGATGTCTTCAACCACAATCTGGAAACCGTGCCGGGCCTCTATCCCGGCGTGCGCCCCGGCGCGCGCTACTTCCACTCGCTGCGTCTGCTGCAGCGCGTGAAAGAGCTGGACCCGTCGATGTTCACCAAGTCCGGCATCATGGTCGGTCTGGGCGAGGACGCGCCGCAGGTCCGTCAGGTGATGGATGACATGCGCTCGGCCGACGTCGATTTCCTGACCATCGGTCAGTATCTGCAGCCGACGCCGAAGCACCACGCGGTGATGCGTTTCATCACCCCGGACGAGTTCCGCGATTACGAGAAAGCGGCTTACGGCAAGGGCTTCCTGATGGTGTCCGCCACGCCGCTGACCCGCTCGAGCTATCACGCGGGCGACGACTTCGCCCGGCTCCGCGAGAACCGGCTGAAGAAGCTCGGCCTGAACTGA
- a CDS encoding acyltransferase family protein, with amino-acid sequence MSAGLPHRRDIQVLRALAVGMVVLYHADLSLAGGYLGVDIFFVISGYLITGMIARALAEGRFSLRAFYLSRAKRLLPAAFAVYLATAVAALWLLSQTEMARFLDTLGAALSFTSNIALWRSVNYFTAGAQLNPLLHSWSLSLEEQFYLVTPLAMLITPRRHWPLLLLGALAISLAGCLVLAPRSPVASFFLLPTRAWELMAGAVVMLFEPRIERRAGRWLRLLSPLALIVLLVVCAIAPGAGWGSVHPGLDALIVVGATALVIAARPAWINGGHWVTRPLLWLGGISYALYLVHWPLFALTRNAWLDAPLPLWLRLSLIVVSLGLAHLLHIGIERPLHRAPLPSWPRAAGLALGGTVALWLIALALPGLRTPPRDYLALGAANTGIAPGCDFAGAFDPEALCTTGPRPTTFLWGDSYAMHLAATVPPEIGPIAQATKSACAPVLGLSQIQPEVGQDAIWGEGCIRSNAAIIAYLQAHPEITRVVISSPVAQILGTQPQGMAMERGRLVPVAMSFARGRAALHAAVQAIARPDRQIVVVSPPPSVGTNFFACRERAESGLFSFGPRARCEMRQTEARAYRAQAFAALDGLEEIEGVRVLDLIGVLCPDDTCPLEEAGTPLYRDAGHLSIQGAQALGARDALGFRTLFGLDEKLTRLEK; translated from the coding sequence ATGAGCGCGGGTCTGCCCCATCGGCGCGACATTCAGGTGCTGCGCGCGCTCGCCGTGGGGATGGTGGTGCTCTATCACGCGGATCTTTCCCTCGCGGGCGGCTATCTCGGGGTCGACATCTTCTTCGTGATTTCGGGCTACCTGATCACCGGGATGATCGCGCGCGCGCTGGCGGAGGGGCGGTTTTCCTTGCGCGCGTTCTACCTGTCGCGCGCCAAGCGACTGCTGCCTGCGGCCTTTGCCGTCTATCTCGCAACCGCCGTGGCCGCGCTGTGGCTGCTGTCGCAGACCGAGATGGCGCGGTTCCTCGACACGCTCGGGGCGGCGTTGAGCTTCACCTCGAATATCGCGCTTTGGCGGAGCGTGAATTACTTCACCGCCGGCGCGCAGTTGAACCCGCTTCTGCATAGCTGGTCGCTGTCGCTGGAGGAGCAGTTCTACCTCGTCACGCCCCTCGCCATGCTGATTACACCGCGCAGGCACTGGCCGTTGCTTTTGCTGGGGGCTCTAGCGATCAGCCTCGCCGGCTGCCTCGTTTTGGCCCCGCGCAGCCCGGTTGCGAGCTTTTTCCTGCTGCCGACGCGGGCGTGGGAGCTGATGGCCGGGGCGGTGGTGATGCTGTTCGAGCCGCGGATCGAAAGGCGTGCCGGGCGCTGGCTGCGCCTGCTCAGCCCCTTGGCGCTTATCGTTTTGCTGGTGGTCTGCGCCATTGCGCCGGGTGCGGGTTGGGGCTCGGTGCATCCGGGGCTGGACGCGCTGATCGTGGTCGGGGCCACGGCGCTTGTGATCGCGGCGCGGCCCGCCTGGATAAATGGCGGCCATTGGGTGACGCGACCGCTGCTGTGGCTCGGCGGGATTTCCTATGCGCTCTACCTCGTGCATTGGCCGCTTTTCGCGCTGACGCGAAATGCGTGGCTGGATGCGCCTTTGCCGCTCTGGCTGCGGCTGAGTCTTATCGTGGTCTCGCTGGGGCTCGCTCATCTGCTGCATATCGGGATCGAGCGGCCGCTGCATCGCGCGCCGCTGCCCTCATGGCCGCGCGCGGCGGGGCTGGCGCTTGGCGGGACGGTGGCGCTATGGCTGATAGCCCTCGCCCTGCCCGGCCTGCGCACGCCTCCGCGCGACTACCTCGCGCTCGGGGCCGCCAATACCGGGATCGCGCCGGGCTGCGACTTCGCCGGGGCGTTCGACCCGGAGGCGCTGTGCACGACAGGCCCGCGTCCGACCACGTTCCTATGGGGCGACAGCTACGCGATGCATCTGGCCGCGACCGTGCCTCCCGAGATCGGCCCCATCGCGCAGGCCACGAAATCCGCCTGCGCGCCGGTGCTCGGCCTGTCCCAAATTCAGCCGGAGGTCGGTCAGGATGCCATCTGGGGCGAAGGCTGCATCCGCTCGAACGCCGCAATCATAGCCTATCTGCAAGCCCATCCCGAGATCACCCGCGTCGTCATTTCCAGCCCCGTCGCGCAGATCCTCGGCACCCAGCCGCAAGGCATGGCGATGGAACGCGGCCGGCTCGTCCCCGTCGCAATGAGTTTCGCCCGAGGCCGCGCCGCCTTGCACGCGGCTGTGCAGGCCATCGCACGCCCCGACCGTCAGATCGTCGTGGTCAGCCCGCCCCCGTCGGTCGGCACGAATTTCTTCGCCTGTCGCGAACGGGCCGAAAGTGGGCTTTTCAGCTTCGGCCCCCGCGCGCGCTGCGAGATGCGGCAGACGGAGGCACGGGCTTATCGCGCGCAGGCCTTCGCCGCGCTCGACGGGCTGGAGGAGATCGAAGGCGTGCGGGTGCTCGATCTGATCGGCGTCCTTTGCCCGGATGATACCTGCCCGCTGGAGGAAGCCGGCACGCCGCTTTACCGCGATGCGGGTCACCTGAGCATCCAGGGCGCACAGGCTTTGGGCGCGCGCGACGCGTTGGGATTTCGCACGCTGTTCGGTCTGGACGAAAAACTCACGCGGCTGGAGAAATGA
- a CDS encoding HAD-IIIC family phosphatase, with protein sequence MNGGELELSRAIRAQADALAGELQVLAKAPGPAALQQARTGCALLAHHLARREAAQGFAALAGWLKLTYGAARLSETQAACDTTLAARWHDRLSPGLSEAARATLVQGLAHLTETLARPPGHALRVLFIGDCLIWDIATQLQIAAAAEGLAITPHLCAQRDAAELRRALDKAGPVDLVFYAPFGFGFAQSYARALAPSAVLRPMARDLPGLRTALDEVEVTLCHLLARTDAPIYLHEVSGARQASGWRGAMADRFGAQRRARVAAWLNERLDALAQRAARPVLRIPEATEAHRLGPAAGRVLFEAGDLHPTALAASLASGPYLRACRAAHLLARRKLVVSDLDNTLWAGEIGEGPITHHHDRQALLLRLKARGVLLAVASKNDPANVNWRGAALRASDFVAREIDWAPKAGNIAKIAARLNLAPESFVFLDDRADERALAEAGCPGLLALDPNALETWQLLDDWADQRAAFAGSDRTTLYQARAARQAYVATPSEEPGAAYLQLGLRVAIRIAKRRDLPRVGELIARTNQFNTTQVPISAKELSDPSRRVLIAEARDRFGSMGIVSALVIADGAEAGEITQFVLSCRAFGYGIETALLQTALAAQSGRPLRGRINESPLNAPCRDVYAANGFTLRDGIWTAQEPRPDLIPDWLTLDIAPGLRAPPAQASA encoded by the coding sequence ATGAACGGCGGGGAGCTGGAGCTGTCCCGCGCGATCCGTGCGCAAGCCGACGCCCTTGCCGGGGAATTGCAGGTGCTGGCGAAGGCGCCGGGCCCTGCGGCGTTGCAGCAGGCGCGCACGGGCTGCGCCTTGCTCGCGCATCACCTCGCGCGGAGAGAGGCCGCGCAGGGCTTCGCGGCTCTGGCGGGGTGGCTGAAGCTGACCTATGGCGCCGCGCGGCTCTCCGAGACACAGGCGGCCTGCGACACCACGCTCGCCGCACGCTGGCACGACAGGCTGAGCCCGGGCCTGTCGGAGGCTGCCCGCGCCACGCTCGTGCAAGGCTTGGCACACCTGACCGAGACACTGGCCCGACCGCCCGGTCATGCGCTGCGGGTGCTGTTCATCGGGGATTGCCTGATCTGGGACATCGCGACCCAGCTTCAGATCGCGGCGGCGGCGGAGGGCCTCGCGATCACGCCGCATCTCTGCGCCCAGCGCGACGCGGCGGAATTGCGCCGCGCGCTGGATAAGGCTGGCCCGGTCGATCTGGTATTCTACGCGCCCTTCGGTTTCGGCTTCGCGCAGAGCTATGCCCGCGCGCTCGCGCCCAGTGCCGTCCTGCGCCCGATGGCGCGCGACCTGCCCGGCTTGCGCACCGCATTGGATGAGGTGGAGGTGACGCTATGCCACCTCCTCGCGCGGACCGATGCCCCGATTTACCTGCACGAAGTCTCGGGCGCGCGGCAGGCTTCCGGCTGGCGTGGCGCTATGGCGGATCGCTTCGGCGCGCAGAGGCGGGCCCGCGTGGCGGCGTGGCTGAACGAGAGGCTCGACGCGCTGGCGCAGCGGGCGGCGCGCCCTGTTCTGCGTATCCCGGAGGCCACAGAGGCGCATCGTCTGGGCCCGGCGGCGGGGCGCGTTCTCTTCGAGGCGGGCGATCTGCACCCCACGGCATTGGCCGCATCGCTTGCATCCGGCCCCTATCTGCGCGCCTGCCGTGCGGCGCATCTGCTTGCGCGGCGTAAGCTCGTGGTGAGCGATCTCGATAACACGCTCTGGGCGGGCGAAATCGGCGAAGGTCCGATCACGCATCACCACGACCGTCAGGCCCTGCTGCTGCGATTGAAGGCGCGCGGGGTGCTGCTTGCGGTGGCCTCGAAGAACGATCCGGCAAATGTCAATTGGCGGGGTGCTGCGCTGCGGGCCTCCGATTTCGTCGCGCGCGAGATCGACTGGGCGCCGAAAGCGGGCAATATCGCCAAGATCGCGGCGCGGCTGAACCTCGCGCCCGAGAGCTTCGTCTTTCTCGACGATCGCGCCGATGAGCGTGCGCTGGCCGAAGCCGGTTGTCCGGGGCTGCTGGCGCTTGACCCGAACGCGCTGGAGACGTGGCAGCTCTTGGACGACTGGGCCGATCAGCGCGCAGCGTTTGCGGGTTCCGACCGTACCACGCTCTATCAAGCGCGGGCGGCGCGGCAGGCCTATGTCGCCACGCCTTCTGAAGAGCCCGGCGCCGCTTATCTCCAGCTTGGACTGCGGGTCGCGATCCGCATCGCCAAGCGGCGCGATCTGCCCCGGGTGGGTGAGTTGATCGCGCGCACCAATCAGTTCAACACGACACAAGTGCCGATCTCGGCCAAGGAGCTATCCGATCCTTCTCGCCGCGTTCTGATCGCCGAAGCGCGTGACAGGTTCGGGTCGATGGGGATCGTCAGCGCGCTTGTGATCGCGGATGGGGCCGAGGCGGGTGAAATCACCCAATTCGTGCTGAGTTGCCGGGCCTTCGGCTACGGGATCGAGACGGCGCTGTTGCAGACTGCGCTGGCGGCACAGTCGGGCCGTCCCTTGCGTGGACGGATCAACGAGAGCCCTCTCAACGCGCCCTGCCGCGACGTCTATGCCGCGAACGGCTTCACGCTGCGGGACGGGATCTGGACGGCACAGGAGCCGCGGCCAGATCTGATCCCCGATTGGCTGACCCTCGACATCGCGCCTGGCCTGCGCGCGCCCCCCGCACAGGCCTCGGCATGA
- a CDS encoding glycosyltransferase family 2 protein, producing the protein MTALSPRMDRTPRLCTPSAGPDRCADLSVVIPLHDKAPFIARTLASIEAQRPAPAEVVVIDDGSNDEGAALVERIAARSPLTIRLIRQDNRGVSAARNAGMRAARRDWIAFLDADDAYLPGALAAFERARRAIPGAEVIFGEVCHAGQDTSPAPELAEAPVLFLTDYFAHLVRGGPEVTASSVMIRRGALIRAGGFPEGVTVGEDSDTWFRLGCEARFAYLPAPVARYHIEDSASGWRAHQGEVPHWHQTFADWIARGRIALPRRRSAARFHAYSCLHAVIWQANAGHRDLALARLAQVDWQVAPKALWVKALMIALAPWLLTAWLRLKPRRAAR; encoded by the coding sequence ATGACCGCGCTTTCGCCAAGGATGGACCGCACGCCCCGCCTCTGTACGCCCAGCGCCGGGCCCGACCGCTGCGCCGATCTGAGCGTTGTGATCCCGCTGCATGACAAGGCGCCTTTCATCGCGCGGACGCTCGCCTCGATCGAGGCGCAAAGGCCTGCGCCCGCCGAGGTGGTGGTGATCGACGACGGTTCCAACGACGAGGGCGCCGCACTCGTGGAGCGGATCGCCGCGCGTTCGCCGCTTACCATCCGTCTGATCCGGCAGGACAATCGCGGCGTGAGTGCCGCTCGCAATGCCGGGATGCGGGCGGCGCGGCGCGACTGGATCGCCTTTCTCGACGCCGATGACGCCTATCTGCCGGGCGCGCTGGCCGCGTTCGAGCGCGCAAGACGGGCGATCCCGGGGGCGGAGGTGATCTTCGGCGAGGTGTGCCACGCGGGGCAGGACACATCGCCCGCGCCTGAGCTTGCCGAGGCTCCGGTACTTTTCCTGACCGATTACTTCGCGCATCTGGTTCGGGGCGGGCCAGAGGTTACCGCCTCCTCGGTGATGATCCGCCGCGGCGCGCTTATCCGCGCAGGCGGATTTCCCGAAGGCGTCACGGTCGGCGAGGACAGCGACACGTGGTTTCGGCTGGGCTGCGAGGCGCGGTTTGCCTATCTCCCCGCCCCCGTCGCCCGCTACCACATCGAAGACAGCGCGAGCGGCTGGCGTGCGCATCAAGGCGAGGTGCCGCATTGGCATCAGACCTTCGCGGACTGGATCGCGCGCGGACGTATCGCTTTGCCGCGACGGCGGAGCGCGGCGCGGTTTCACGCCTATTCCTGCCTGCATGCGGTGATCTGGCAGGCGAACGCGGGCCATCGGGACTTGGCACTCGCGCGACTGGCGCAGGTGGATTGGCAGGTCGCGCCGAAAGCGCTCTGGGTGAAGGCGTTGATGATCGCGCTTGCGCCTTGGCTGCTGACCGCGTGGTTGCGACTGAAACCCCGGAGAGCCGCGCGATGA